In Camelus ferus isolate YT-003-E chromosome 10, BCGSAC_Cfer_1.0, whole genome shotgun sequence, the following proteins share a genomic window:
- the LOC102522508 gene encoding 60S ribosomal protein L29-like has protein sequence MRFAKKHNKKGLKKMQANNAKATNACAEAVKALINPKEVKPKIPQGDSRRLSRLACIAHPKLGKRACARIAKGLRLCRPKAKDKAQIKAVAAALAPAPAQAQSPKGAQAPTKAPE, from the coding sequence ATGCGCTTTGCCAAGAAGCACAACAAGAAGGGCCTGAAGAAGATGCAGGCCAACAACGCCAAGGCCACGAATGCATGTGCTGAGGCTGTCAAGGCTCTCATAAATCCCAAGGAGGTCAAGCCCAAGATCCCACAGGGCGACAGCCGCAGGCTCAGTCGACTTGCCTGCATTGCTCACCCCAAGCTCGGGAAACGTGCTTGTGCCCGCATCGCCAAGGGGCTCAGGCTCTGTCGGCCAAAGGCCAAGGATAAGGCTCAGATCAAGGCCGTAGCTGCAGCTCTGGCTCCAGCTCCGGCTCAGGCTCAGTCTCCCAAAGGCGCCCAGGCCCCCACAAAGGCTCCAGAGTAG